From one Variovorax sp. PBL-H6 genomic stretch:
- a CDS encoding M55 family metallopeptidase yields MKILISVDIEGVAGVFHSQQVRAGNPEYERARRLMTEEANAAIVGAFEGGADEVWVNDSHGDFRNMPPDLLDARAQVIQGKPRYLSMVAGVELGMDGVCMIGYHSRAGGAGILAHTINSFAFAGVEIGGQALGEAGLYGALAGEYGVPVLMASGDDVFIAENQALFPHATFVQTKRATGQTSGVSLSPARSCAAIREGVAAALAARAQARPLLLAKPLAVTLHTQTPAMADLFCQWPAFERSAPTELRFNAPSVEAAVRMLNCCSAMSAMLR; encoded by the coding sequence ATGAAAATACTGATCTCCGTCGACATCGAAGGCGTGGCCGGCGTCTTCCATTCCCAGCAGGTGCGCGCCGGCAATCCCGAGTACGAGCGTGCGCGCCGGCTGATGACCGAGGAGGCGAACGCCGCCATCGTGGGCGCCTTCGAAGGCGGCGCCGACGAGGTGTGGGTGAACGACTCGCACGGCGACTTCCGCAACATGCCGCCGGACCTGCTGGATGCGCGCGCGCAGGTGATCCAGGGCAAGCCACGCTATCTGAGCATGGTGGCGGGGGTCGAGCTCGGCATGGACGGTGTCTGCATGATCGGCTACCACTCGCGCGCCGGCGGCGCGGGCATCCTGGCGCACACCATCAACAGCTTCGCCTTCGCGGGTGTCGAAATCGGCGGCCAGGCCTTGGGCGAGGCCGGGCTCTACGGCGCACTGGCCGGCGAGTACGGCGTGCCGGTGCTGATGGCCAGCGGCGACGACGTCTTCATCGCCGAGAACCAGGCGCTCTTCCCGCACGCGACCTTCGTGCAGACCAAGCGCGCCACCGGGCAGACCAGCGGCGTATCGCTCTCGCCGGCCCGGTCCTGCGCGGCGATCCGCGAGGGCGTGGCGGCGGCGCTGGCAGCACGCGCGCAAGCACGGCCGCTGCTGCTCGCCAAGCCCTTGGCCGTCACGCTGCATACCCAGACGCCCGCCATGGCCGACCTTTTCTGCCAGTGGCCGGCGTTCGAGCGCAGCGCGCCGACCGAGCTCCGTTTCAACGCGCCCTCTGTCGAAGCGGCGGTGCGCATGCTCAACTGCTGCTCGGCGATGTCGGCGATGCTGCGCTGA
- a CDS encoding RHS repeat-associated core domain-containing protein encodes MSKLARACAVAVAVATSLAGGIAAAQIQGGAARKAAPPAIALGVPGTKSGVSLRSSSSSTSGVGSSLSFASGQPALLYQPVDLPTAKDPVRREAVKDGAKEANVSARGAGATGTSTASTGDAAGEFAPAPGVLRANMPPVTFADAQRILKSRVLPANVNQGVTAASTATKTSKTSRSTSAAKISGDAAASGPASIAELARSLRNHPDLIYQYVRNNVEYYPTFGIQKGALGAVLDNQATAHDQAALMVELLRASGMEANYVRGIAKLSAAQLTEWWGVSTANACGVLSLLGQAQIPVYEINATTAGSCPGTVAALTDVSIEHVWVKTKINGSWYVFDPSYKPHTFKSGIDLASYAGYNAANYLASAQSGATVAADYVQNINRNNIRFNLEKYAGILAVSLRTSKQTATLDDVLGGKTIVPFYGALRQTSLPYQNTAWGSEELAELPGYMKPTLRVQYQGIDQTYTSDAIYGKRLTLTYNGANQPILKLDGVAVGAPGTAVTPGASTAVTFTVTHNAYVSTWANHSFTQRILGGGTNTFLIANGWGPAGRGPAENYRRVLSDLKASGAADASEPLLGSTLGVIGAQWIAQNTHAGTITERIADTTLLHQHQVGIVGYTGSAYVDLPSNVLAVANLAGNTDKESAAFANWAMHLSILESTAVQQTTGVPAVSTVKLMDLASAAGQRIYNATSANYASAVQPNLVNCGAHLGNFSSYLASGLRLILPARCDIAENSWSGAGYFTVGSGLYLGSVISNGLSGGYATYEQSAGAASATVVQATREQSDLTQAGPQLLGDPIDMVQGHFLYNHEDLNVGVGSFPQSLGFQRLYSSGMRNQNGPLGKGWTHNFNATAAVNSDGFQAMGEDSALDAVGTIVEHKASFDLLMDPARPLAKLVAATLGQRWFGDQLINNTVVVTQGLNAEVFVKLPDGTGMYNPPPGKSGKLTKSTDGTYAYEFLNRAALKFNAAGKAETYTEPSGVQAKFTYSGNDLAQVQNSLGRTLTFTNANGRIAQVSDGTRSVSFGYDANSNLATFTNTLGQGTTFSYTLPGQIRSIYNPSLPATAALTNTYDSLGRVKNQVNARGKSYDYYFAGSRTEEVGPGAVARTSYLDGQGNVIQSSTPVGNWTINTYDGQSRLIRRQLPEGNATEYAYDDATCTNPTFRCTHNVQSITSIAKPGSGLASRVQRFYYENAFNKVATAIDARGKTTTYTYTAQGLPLAITAPADAAGVAPQTTYAYTAFTPSGFPSFYLPSSQTVKTSASNSVLTATTYNAANKYVPQTSTVDAGTGKLNLTTSFTYDLTGNPTGVDGPRTDVADTIATAYDTERRPTQVTDAMGKQTRVAYDADGRAVKSAAQQGTQWLVSCSRYSETGKVTRAWGPALTAAATTCPGEAAPTPITDIAYDDVDRPFRTTQYLPAADGGNRVTETIYNLDDTVQAVNKAVGTALAQAYATYTYTPNGNVDSVKDAKNNLTVHTYDGFDRLARTYFPLPSTPLYGNANDYEENAYDANGNVTSMRRRNGQTITQAWDNLNRLSTRSYPNTADNVQFGYDLRGLRTSAQFANGSHFISYAWDNAGRLASTTAGGKTLSHQYDAAGNRIRTTWPDAFYTTTSYDAANRPSVIQENGSVSLASYAYDDLGRRTTVTLGNGTTIQRSYDNQGALATLKNFLASPSQEVQYSYTRNQVRELKSVAWTNNLYQWSGGTPGTKSYTSNGLNQYTAAGGATQSYDANGNLTGDGIWSYGYDLDNRLKTASKTGTAASLAYDAEGRLRQTAIGATTTNLLYDAANLIAEYDAAGTTLQRRYVHGPGTDEPIVWYEGSGTTAKNWFYADHLGSIVATANATGASTGIYSYGPYGEPNTTTGPRFRYTGQQLIGDLGLYYYKARFYSPSLGRFLQTDPIGYKDDVNLYAYVGNNSANRTDPSGLIASQAAALAAGVGGASSGSGPADYVIGSGSDPNMIRTNAAVVGVPVIGGLLVCQAMPACRDGLAQGAAALGNWMFNDGANSADRPTAPGDVLAPDGQPAGERARGAGPGVRTVTPGQLDGIINGLKGLGAKLGSNGNYPGDWYDLPNNQGGFGIRDSRGSGRTVDVNVPGVPDVTKIHQRP; translated from the coding sequence ATGTCCAAGCTCGCGCGCGCGTGCGCCGTTGCCGTGGCCGTTGCCACATCGCTTGCAGGCGGCATTGCTGCTGCACAGATCCAGGGAGGCGCCGCACGCAAGGCTGCACCGCCTGCCATCGCCCTCGGCGTTCCGGGTACCAAGTCTGGTGTCAGCCTGCGTTCCTCCTCCAGCAGCACATCGGGCGTGGGCAGCTCGTTGAGCTTTGCCAGCGGCCAGCCCGCGCTGCTCTACCAACCTGTGGACCTTCCCACCGCCAAGGACCCCGTGCGGCGCGAGGCGGTCAAGGACGGTGCCAAGGAGGCCAATGTCTCCGCGCGAGGTGCAGGCGCTACCGGCACCAGCACCGCCAGCACCGGCGACGCCGCAGGCGAGTTCGCCCCCGCCCCCGGCGTCCTTCGCGCCAACATGCCCCCGGTCACCTTCGCCGATGCCCAGCGCATCCTGAAGTCGAGAGTCCTTCCGGCCAACGTCAATCAAGGCGTCACTGCGGCATCCACGGCGACCAAGACCAGCAAGACTTCGAGATCCACCTCCGCCGCAAAGATCTCCGGCGACGCCGCTGCCTCCGGTCCGGCCTCCATCGCCGAGCTCGCCCGGTCCCTGCGCAATCACCCCGACCTCATCTACCAGTACGTGCGCAACAACGTCGAGTACTACCCCACCTTCGGCATCCAGAAGGGTGCCCTCGGCGCCGTGCTCGACAACCAGGCCACCGCCCACGACCAGGCGGCCTTGATGGTCGAGCTGCTGCGCGCCTCCGGCATGGAGGCCAACTACGTGCGCGGCATCGCCAAGCTCAGCGCCGCTCAGTTGACTGAGTGGTGGGGCGTGAGCACCGCCAATGCCTGCGGTGTCCTCTCGCTCCTGGGCCAGGCCCAGATCCCGGTCTACGAGATCAACGCCACCACCGCGGGCAGTTGCCCCGGCACCGTCGCCGCATTGACGGATGTCTCCATCGAGCACGTCTGGGTCAAGACCAAGATCAACGGCAGCTGGTACGTCTTCGACCCGAGCTACAAGCCCCACACCTTCAAGAGCGGCATCGACCTCGCCAGCTACGCCGGCTACAACGCCGCCAACTACCTGGCCTCCGCCCAGAGCGGCGCCACCGTCGCGGCCGACTACGTCCAGAACATCAACCGCAACAACATCCGCTTCAACCTCGAGAAGTACGCTGGCATCCTCGCGGTCTCCCTGCGCACCTCCAAACAAACCGCCACCCTGGACGACGTCCTCGGCGGCAAGACCATCGTCCCCTTCTACGGCGCCTTGCGCCAGACATCACTGCCTTACCAGAACACCGCCTGGGGCAGCGAGGAGCTGGCCGAGCTCCCGGGCTACATGAAGCCCACCCTGCGCGTGCAGTACCAAGGCATCGACCAGACCTACACCTCCGATGCGATCTACGGCAAGCGCCTGACCCTCACCTACAACGGGGCGAATCAACCCATCCTCAAGCTCGATGGCGTCGCCGTCGGTGCGCCCGGCACGGCCGTCACTCCCGGTGCCTCGACCGCCGTCACCTTCACCGTCACCCACAACGCCTACGTCTCCACCTGGGCGAACCACAGCTTCACCCAGAGGATCTTGGGTGGCGGCACCAACACCTTCCTCATTGCGAACGGATGGGGTCCCGCAGGCCGTGGCCCGGCCGAGAACTACCGGCGCGTGTTGAGCGACCTCAAGGCCTCCGGTGCCGCCGACGCTTCCGAACCTCTGCTGGGCAGCACCCTGGGCGTCATCGGCGCCCAGTGGATCGCCCAGAACACCCACGCCGGCACCATCACCGAGCGCATCGCCGACACCACCTTGCTGCACCAGCACCAGGTGGGCATCGTGGGCTACACCGGCAGCGCCTACGTCGACCTGCCCAGCAACGTGCTGGCCGTGGCCAACCTCGCAGGCAACACCGACAAGGAGAGCGCGGCGTTCGCCAACTGGGCCATGCACCTGAGCATCCTCGAGTCCACGGCGGTGCAGCAGACCACCGGGGTTCCGGCCGTATCAACGGTCAAGCTCATGGACCTCGCCTCGGCGGCCGGCCAGCGCATCTACAACGCCACGTCGGCCAACTACGCGAGCGCCGTGCAGCCCAACCTGGTGAACTGCGGGGCGCATCTCGGCAACTTCAGCAGCTATTTGGCCTCCGGGCTGCGCCTGATCCTGCCCGCGCGCTGCGACATCGCCGAGAACAGCTGGAGCGGCGCGGGCTACTTCACCGTGGGCTCGGGCCTTTACCTGGGCTCCGTCATCAGCAATGGCCTGTCGGGCGGCTACGCGACGTACGAGCAGTCGGCAGGGGCGGCCAGCGCGACCGTGGTCCAAGCAACCAGAGAACAAAGCGATCTGACCCAAGCCGGCCCGCAACTCCTCGGCGACCCGATCGACATGGTCCAGGGCCACTTCCTTTACAACCACGAGGACCTCAATGTCGGCGTCGGCAGCTTCCCGCAGAGCCTGGGCTTCCAGCGCCTGTACAGCTCCGGCATGCGCAACCAGAACGGCCCTCTGGGCAAGGGCTGGACCCACAACTTCAACGCCACTGCCGCCGTCAACTCCGATGGCTTCCAAGCCATGGGCGAGGACTCCGCCCTGGATGCCGTGGGCACCATCGTCGAGCACAAGGCCTCCTTCGACCTGCTGATGGACCCGGCACGCCCGCTTGCCAAGCTCGTGGCCGCCACGCTCGGCCAACGCTGGTTCGGCGACCAACTGATCAACAACACCGTGGTGGTGACCCAGGGTCTCAACGCCGAGGTGTTCGTCAAGCTGCCCGACGGAACCGGCATGTACAACCCGCCACCCGGCAAATCCGGCAAGCTGACGAAGAGCACCGATGGCACCTATGCGTATGAGTTCCTTAACCGCGCCGCCCTGAAGTTCAACGCCGCCGGCAAGGCCGAAACCTACACCGAGCCCAGCGGCGTCCAGGCCAAGTTCACCTACTCGGGCAACGACCTCGCGCAGGTCCAGAACAGCCTGGGCCGCACGTTGACCTTTACTAACGCCAACGGGCGCATCGCGCAGGTCAGCGACGGGACGCGCTCCGTGAGCTTCGGCTACGACGCCAACTCGAACCTCGCCACCTTCACCAACACACTGGGTCAAGGCACGACCTTCTCGTACACCCTACCGGGACAGATCCGCAGCATCTACAACCCCAGCCTCCCGGCCACCGCCGCGCTCACCAACACCTACGACAGCCTCGGGCGCGTGAAGAACCAGGTGAATGCGCGGGGCAAGAGCTACGACTACTACTTCGCCGGATCTCGAACCGAGGAAGTGGGTCCGGGCGCAGTCGCCCGCACCAGCTATCTCGACGGGCAGGGCAATGTCATTCAGTCCAGCACCCCCGTGGGTAACTGGACCATCAATACCTACGACGGCCAGTCGCGCCTCATCCGCAGGCAGCTGCCCGAGGGCAACGCCACCGAGTACGCCTACGACGACGCTACCTGCACCAACCCGACGTTCCGCTGCACGCACAACGTCCAGAGCATCACCAGCATTGCCAAGCCCGGCAGCGGCCTGGCCAGCCGGGTGCAGCGCTTCTACTACGAAAACGCCTTCAACAAGGTGGCTACCGCCATTGACGCGCGGGGCAAAACCACCACCTACACCTACACCGCGCAAGGCCTGCCGCTGGCCATCACCGCCCCGGCCGATGCGGCCGGAGTGGCACCTCAGACCACCTACGCCTACACCGCCTTCACGCCGAGCGGCTTCCCGAGCTTCTACCTGCCGAGCTCGCAGACCGTCAAGACCAGCGCCAGCAACAGCGTGTTGACCGCCACCACCTACAACGCTGCGAACAAGTACGTGCCGCAGACCAGCACGGTTGATGCGGGCACCGGCAAGCTGAATCTGACGACCAGCTTTACGTATGACCTGACCGGAAACCCTACCGGGGTCGATGGGCCGCGCACCGATGTGGCGGACACGATCGCCACGGCTTACGACACCGAGCGCCGGCCCACGCAGGTCACCGATGCGATGGGCAAGCAGACCCGCGTTGCCTATGACGCGGACGGCCGCGCGGTCAAGAGCGCGGCGCAGCAGGGGACTCAATGGCTCGTGAGCTGCAGCCGCTACAGCGAGACCGGCAAGGTCACCCGGGCCTGGGGTCCGGCGCTCACTGCCGCGGCCACCACCTGCCCCGGCGAGGCGGCTCCGACGCCCATCACCGACATCGCCTATGACGACGTGGATCGACCCTTCCGGACGACGCAGTACCTTCCCGCAGCCGACGGGGGCAACCGCGTCACCGAGACCATCTACAACCTCGACGACACCGTGCAGGCGGTCAACAAGGCCGTGGGCACGGCACTGGCCCAGGCTTATGCGACCTACACCTACACGCCCAACGGCAATGTCGATTCGGTCAAGGACGCCAAGAACAACCTGACCGTCCACACCTACGACGGCTTCGACCGGCTGGCGCGCACCTACTTCCCGCTGCCGAGCACACCCCTGTACGGCAACGCGAACGACTACGAGGAGAACGCGTACGACGCCAACGGCAACGTCACCTCGATGCGCAGGCGCAACGGCCAGACCATCACCCAGGCATGGGACAACCTCAACCGCCTGAGCACGCGCAGTTATCCGAACACCGCCGACAACGTCCAGTTCGGCTACGACCTGCGAGGGCTGCGCACCTCGGCCCAGTTCGCCAATGGCAGCCACTTCATCAGCTACGCCTGGGACAACGCCGGGCGGCTCGCGAGCACCACCGCCGGTGGCAAGACCCTCAGCCACCAGTACGACGCCGCGGGCAACCGCATCCGCACCACGTGGCCCGATGCGTTCTACACGACCACCAGCTACGACGCGGCCAACCGGCCGAGCGTCATCCAGGAGAACGGCAGCGTCAGCCTCGCCAGCTACGCCTACGACGACCTGGGACGGCGCACCACCGTGACGCTCGGCAATGGGACCACCATCCAGCGCAGCTACGACAACCAGGGGGCACTCGCCACGCTGAAGAACTTCCTCGCTTCGCCGTCTCAGGAAGTGCAATACAGCTACACGCGCAACCAAGTCAGAGAGCTCAAGAGCGTCGCCTGGACCAACAACCTGTACCAGTGGAGCGGGGGCACGCCGGGCACGAAGAGCTACACCAGCAACGGGCTGAACCAGTACACCGCGGCGGGCGGTGCAACGCAGAGCTACGACGCCAACGGCAACCTCACGGGCGATGGCATCTGGAGCTACGGCTATGACCTGGACAACCGGCTGAAGACGGCGAGCAAGACGGGCACTGCAGCCAGCCTCGCCTACGACGCAGAGGGAAGACTCAGGCAGACGGCGATCGGAGCCACCACGACGAACCTGCTGTACGACGCCGCGAACCTGATTGCCGAGTACGACGCGGCGGGCACGACGCTGCAACGACGTTATGTGCATGGCCCCGGCACCGACGAGCCGATCGTCTGGTACGAAGGGTCAGGCACCACCGCCAAGAACTGGTTCTACGCGGACCACCTGGGCAGCATCGTGGCCACGGCCAATGCGACAGGCGCCTCCACGGGCATCTACAGCTATGGGCCCTACGGCGAGCCGAACACCACGACGGGGCCGAGGTTCAGGTACACGGGTCAGCAGCTCATCGGCGACCTCGGGCTTTACTACTACAAGGCGCGCTTCTACTCGCCGAGCCTGGGCAGGTTCCTGCAGACCGATCCCATTGGCTACAAGGACGATGTCAATCTGTATGCCTACGTGGGCAACAACTCGGCGAACAGGACTGACCCTTCCGGATTGATCGCAAGTCAGGCAGCGGCGCTGGCTGCAGGGGTGGGAGGAGCCAGCAGCGGATCGGGCCCGGCGGACTACGTCATCGGCAGTGGCTCCGATCCCAACATGATCAGGACCAATGCTGCTGTGGTTGGGGTGCCTGTGATCGGCGGGCTTCTGGTCTGCCAAGCAATGCCTGCATGCCGCGACGGCCTTGCACAAGGAGCGGCTGCGCTCGGGAATTGGATGTTCAATGACGGGGCAAATAGCGCAGATAGGCCAACGGCACCAGGCGATGTCCTCGCGCCGGACGGGCAACCGGCTGGAGAGAGGGCTCGCGGTGCTGGGCCCGGCGTTAGGACGGTTACGCCTGGCCAACTCGACGGAATCATCAATGGGCTAAAAGGCCTCGGCGCCAAGCTCGGTTCGAACGGCAACTATCCTGGAGATTGGTACGATCTGCCGAACAATCAGGGCGGATTTGGCATTCGTGATAGTCGCGGGAGCGGACGAACTGTCGATGTGAATGTTCCCGGTGTCCCAGACGTAACGAAGATCCACCAGAGGCCATGA
- a CDS encoding type II secretion system protein: MRGKGFTLIELLVVMAILSALLTIVAPRYMRQADRAKEAALRENLEAVRIALDQFYGDRGSYPERLADLVALRYLRAVPLDPVTERRDSWVLQLRDEEGGRKVIHDIHSGAAGNATDGTPFKSW, encoded by the coding sequence ATGCGAGGCAAGGGATTCACGCTGATCGAACTGCTGGTCGTCATGGCCATCCTTTCGGCGCTGCTCACGATCGTGGCGCCGCGCTACATGCGACAGGCCGATCGCGCCAAGGAGGCCGCACTGCGAGAGAACCTGGAGGCGGTGCGTATCGCGCTCGACCAGTTCTACGGCGACCGCGGCAGCTATCCCGAGCGGCTGGCCGACCTCGTCGCGCTGCGCTACCTGCGCGCCGTCCCTCTCGACCCGGTGACGGAGCGGCGCGACTCGTGGGTCCTGCAACTGCGCGATGAAGAAGGAGGGCGCAAGGTGATTCACGACATCCACAGCGGCGCCGCCGGAAACGCCACGGACGGCACGCCGTTCAAGTCCTGGTAA
- a CDS encoding type II secretion system protein, protein MKAARGFTLIEMMVTVTLVGILASVVVPLTEMAVRRGKEQELRIALREIRTAIDAYKRAGDEGRIHRSPTTTGYPPTLAALVDGAEDLKDPGRRRIFFLRRVPRDPMNADPALAAEATWGKRAYASDAEHPREGDDVYDVYSPSTKTGLNGRSYKEW, encoded by the coding sequence GTGAAGGCCGCGCGCGGATTCACCCTGATCGAGATGATGGTGACGGTGACGCTGGTCGGCATCCTGGCGTCCGTGGTCGTTCCGTTGACCGAGATGGCCGTGCGGCGCGGAAAGGAGCAGGAGCTGCGCATCGCGTTGCGCGAGATCCGCACCGCCATCGATGCGTACAAGCGCGCGGGCGACGAGGGCCGCATTCATCGTTCCCCGACCACCACCGGCTATCCGCCGACACTGGCGGCGCTGGTCGATGGCGCCGAGGACCTCAAGGACCCAGGCCGCCGCAGGATCTTCTTCCTGCGTCGCGTGCCGCGCGATCCCATGAATGCCGACCCGGCGCTGGCGGCGGAGGCCACGTGGGGCAAGCGCGCGTATGCCAGCGACGCGGAGCACCCGAGGGAAGGCGACGACGTCTACGACGTCTACTCGCCCAGCACCAAGACAGGCCTGAACGGCCGTTCATACAAGGAATGGTGA
- a CDS encoding tetratricopeptide repeat protein produces the protein MNLIRKTPWATGPRAAACLLSIALLSGCATYWDARRADRLLAQGQTDAGLAMLEGLAKEDPAQYRLRYMQVRDGALREMLASARQLASRGKPAEAEETYRAMLRIDPQNELALSGIDALARGSREAEYLAKANAALKNGDTDAALDALQAVLSANPGQPEAQRLQQGIELQRNRGLAADPVLSDALRKPVTLELRDVALPTVLEILSRTSNVNFILDKDLKNDIRTTIFAKNTSVADALNLVLRTNQLARKVLNESTLLIYADTEEKRRHYEDLVIRTFHLKNADPRKMQELVKTLIAPKSMVVDDRLKMMIVRDNLDVIAATERLVAAYDVADPEVLLEVEILEINANGLLNAGIQYPNRLAAGVRGSAGVPGQLTVDELRGLGRNSFQLFLPDPLLVLNLKQTGEDSKTLANPRIRVSNRQKAKVLIGDKVPVITTTINQNSSASTESINYLDVGLKLEVTPEIHVNSEVTIAIELEVSSVVKEIRSTTGLLAYQIGTRNANTVLRLRDGETQVLAGLIKDEQSRSSAGIPGLGEVPGVGRVFSNQTDTKGRSEIVLLITPRIVRTMPMPAAHVLEFPSGTFDNASVRPMRLTPGGQYGGAPAVLSPAEPSP, from the coding sequence ATGAACCTGATCAGGAAGACCCCGTGGGCAACCGGCCCGCGCGCCGCTGCATGCCTGTTGTCGATCGCGCTGCTTTCCGGCTGCGCCACATACTGGGACGCTCGGCGAGCCGACCGGCTGCTCGCGCAAGGGCAGACCGATGCCGGGCTGGCCATGCTCGAAGGCCTCGCCAAGGAGGACCCGGCGCAGTACCGGCTGCGGTACATGCAGGTCCGCGACGGCGCTCTGCGCGAAATGCTGGCGAGCGCCAGGCAGCTCGCGTCCCGCGGCAAGCCGGCGGAGGCCGAAGAGACCTACCGCGCCATGCTCCGGATCGATCCGCAGAACGAACTCGCGCTCTCCGGCATCGATGCGCTGGCGCGTGGATCGCGTGAAGCCGAGTACCTCGCGAAAGCCAATGCCGCATTGAAGAACGGCGACACCGACGCCGCACTCGACGCGCTGCAGGCCGTGCTCTCCGCCAACCCGGGGCAGCCCGAAGCACAGCGGCTCCAGCAGGGTATCGAGCTGCAGAGGAACCGGGGCCTGGCGGCCGACCCCGTGCTGTCCGACGCACTGCGAAAACCCGTGACGCTGGAGCTTCGCGACGTCGCCCTCCCGACGGTGCTGGAAATCCTCTCCCGCACGTCGAACGTCAACTTCATCCTCGACAAGGACCTCAAGAACGACATCCGGACCACCATCTTCGCGAAGAACACCTCGGTCGCGGATGCGCTCAACCTGGTGCTGCGGACCAACCAGCTCGCGCGCAAGGTGCTCAACGAATCGACCCTGCTGATCTATGCGGACACCGAGGAGAAGAGAAGGCACTACGAGGACCTGGTGATCCGGACCTTCCACCTGAAGAATGCCGACCCGCGCAAGATGCAGGAGCTGGTCAAGACGCTGATCGCGCCGAAGTCGATGGTCGTGGACGACCGGCTCAAGATGATGATCGTGCGCGACAACCTCGACGTCATCGCAGCCACGGAGCGGCTCGTGGCCGCCTACGATGTGGCCGACCCCGAGGTGCTGCTGGAGGTGGAGATTCTCGAGATCAACGCCAACGGGCTGCTCAACGCGGGCATCCAGTATCCGAACCGGCTGGCCGCCGGCGTGCGGGGGAGCGCCGGCGTGCCGGGCCAGCTGACCGTGGACGAACTCCGTGGCCTCGGCCGCAACAGCTTCCAGCTCTTTCTTCCCGACCCGCTGCTCGTGCTGAACCTGAAGCAGACCGGCGAGGACAGCAAGACGTTGGCGAACCCGCGCATCCGCGTGAGCAACCGGCAGAAGGCCAAGGTGCTGATCGGCGACAAGGTGCCCGTCATCACCACGACCATCAACCAGAACTCGAGTGCCTCCACGGAATCGATCAACTATCTGGACGTCGGGCTCAAGCTCGAAGTCACGCCCGAGATCCATGTGAACAGCGAGGTCACGATCGCCATCGAGCTCGAGGTGAGCAGCGTGGTCAAGGAGATCCGGTCGACCACCGGCCTGCTGGCCTACCAGATCGGCACGCGCAACGCGAACACGGTGCTGCGCCTGCGCGACGGCGAGACGCAGGTGCTGGCGGGCCTGATCAAGGACGAGCAGAGCCGAAGCTCCGCCGGCATTCCGGGCCTCGGTGAGGTGCCGGGCGTCGGCCGCGTGTTCTCCAACCAGACCGACACGAAGGGCCGATCGGAGATCGTGCTGCTCATCACGCCCAGGATCGTGCGCACCATGCCGATGCCCGCGGCCCATGTGCTCGAATTTCCCTCGGGCACCTTCGACAACGCCTCGGTCCGCCCGATGCGCCTCACGCCCGGCGGCCAGTACGGCGGCGCGCCCGCGGTTCTTTCGCCAGCGGAACCGAGTCCGTGA
- a CDS encoding PilN domain-containing protein codes for MPGDLEFAPHSRWSPVAALLLVLGMLGGVHGLWQRHALLAKRTAVVAQAEALQPPPTRERSSTGEALRPEASDEADRLIASLHRPWESMLDALQSTVTDDVRVTRVQPESDALRLRITGEADNSQAFVAWMQRLQSDASWRSVEPLSEARQAEGVAPGGKPVLFQLAVEWRQP; via the coding sequence ATGCCAGGGGATCTCGAGTTCGCGCCTCATTCACGGTGGTCGCCAGTAGCGGCGCTGTTGCTCGTGCTGGGCATGCTCGGCGGCGTGCACGGCCTGTGGCAACGCCATGCCTTGCTGGCGAAGCGCACGGCGGTGGTGGCGCAAGCCGAGGCGCTGCAACCCCCGCCGACCCGCGAGCGATCGAGCACGGGCGAGGCCCTCCGGCCCGAGGCGTCGGACGAGGCGGATCGACTGATCGCAAGCCTGCATCGCCCCTGGGAGTCCATGCTCGATGCCCTGCAATCGACGGTCACCGACGACGTGCGGGTGACGCGGGTCCAGCCCGAATCGGATGCACTCCGGCTGCGCATTACCGGCGAGGCCGACAACAGCCAGGCCTTCGTTGCGTGGATGCAGCGCCTTCAGTCCGACGCATCGTGGCGCTCCGTCGAGCCGCTGTCCGAAGCGCGGCAGGCGGAAGGTGTCGCGCCCGGTGGCAAGCCCGTGCTGTTCCAGCTTGCCGTGGAGTGGCGGCAACCGTGA